One window from the genome of Nicotiana tomentosiformis chromosome 5, ASM39032v3, whole genome shotgun sequence encodes:
- the LOC138892556 gene encoding uncharacterized protein, with protein sequence MAKTSKTAPQKENSSSSRPAGDKTSMRSVFPEGLGKDAVMRPLSGEEETLILAPKPASTLYWEAFSRSRVELSWYEADLRGLTEERNVLKLLCGQKEEETKDLRAELAKAHQDQTDLIEQVMKILKAHGLDSRTVVNISISQLQQKVERIEQLHEEVNTMKAETLGWKEGMDRFAAKKETALSQLSSAKIQLRGMREKSSIQEKKIRELEARLASELAKAKYEAEKDKAEADAIVVVYRADAEAAQVQAREASETTQTRAYWIAELAKCQSRRETLDEIHAQGFDFTDKIIKA encoded by the exons atggcgaaaacatcaaaaactGCTCCTCAAAAGGAAAACTCTTCTTCATCGCGGCCGGCCGGCGATAAAACATCgatgaggagtgtgttcccggagG gccttggcaaagatgctGTCATGAGACCCTtatctggtgaggaggagactttGATCCTGGCACCAAAACCG GCCTCAACGCTTTATTGGGAAGCATTTTCTCGGTCTCGAGTTGAGCTGAGTTGGTATGAGGCCGACCTTcgagggctcacggaggagagaaatgTCCTTAAACTTCTCTgtgggcaaaaagaagaggagaccaaggacctccgagccgagttggccaaggctcaccaagatcagaccgacctaatcgagcaggtaatgaaaatcttaaaagctcatgggctcgattcgcgAACAGTAGTtaatatttcaatctcacagctgcagcaaaaggttgagaGGATCGAGCAGCTCCACGAAGAGGTCAATACGATGAAGGCGGAGActttggggtggaaagaaggcatggaccgctttgctgcaaaAAAAGAGACCGCTTtatcccaattgtcatcggccaaAATTCAGCTTCGAGGCATGAGGGAGAAAAGCTCAATTCAGGAAAAGAAAATAAGGGAGCTCgaagctcggttggcttccgaacttgcaaaggccaaatatgaagcTGAAAAGGATAAAGCCGAGGCAGATGCGATTGTGGTCGTctaccgggccgatgctgaagccgctcaagtccaagcgagagaggcatCCGAGACcactcaaactcgagcatattggattgctgaactcgccaaatgccaatctcggagggaaaccctcgatgAGATCCACGCTCAAGGTTTCGATTTTACCGACAAGATAATAAAGGCATAG